From Plectropomus leopardus isolate mb chromosome 4, YSFRI_Pleo_2.0, whole genome shotgun sequence, the proteins below share one genomic window:
- the LOC121942211 gene encoding arf-GAP with dual PH domain-containing protein 2-like yields MASLERNNKILLDMVRQPGNNTCADCGAPDPDWASYTLGIFLCLNCSGMHRNIPAVSKVKSIRLDLWDDSLVEFMRERGNSAAKAIYEKCVPAFFYCPQQKDCIVLKDQWIRAKYERREFTGENNYYQQIYCSDVFESTLWKKGKDNKQFLKRIFQLSRKDFTLRYFIKEDSKLPKAVISMKDLNAVFQPEKISHAHGLQISYVHEERTRNLFVYHEKGQAIVSLFNAIRATRLAYLQKKHPTLRDNDLIPQLTKHCLKEGYMEKTGPTLREPFKKRWFTLCSMNRKLLYFKSPLDATELKAVFIGTESHSYSASESSGRSSRGGRWHCGITLHTPERQYVFMCEQDQEQKEWLEAFRKVISQPMTPQDYSNEATLRRGK; encoded by the exons ATGGCTAGTCTggaaagaaataacaaaatccTGCTTGATATGGTGCGACAGCCAGGTAACAACACGTGTGCCGACTGTGGAGCTCCTG ATCCTGACTGGGCGTCCTACACTCTTGGTATCTTTCTGTGCCTGAACTGCTCGGGGATGCATCGCAACATACCTGCTGTCAGCAAAGTCAAATCAATACGTCTGGATCTCTGGGACGATTCATTAGTAGAG TTCATGCGAGAGAGGGGGAATTCTGCAGCAAAAGCCATTTATGAGAAGTGTGTCCCTGCCTTCTTCTACTGCCCACAACAAAAAGACTGCAT tGTTCTTAAGGATCAGTGGATCCGCGCAAAGTATGAAAGAAGAGAATTCACGGGAGAAAACAACTACTATCAGCAAATCTATTGCTCAG ATGTGTTTGAGTCAACACTATGGAAAAAGGGCAAAGACAACAAGCAGTTTCTAAAGAGGATCTTCCAGCTGTCCCGGAAAGACTTCACCCTCAGATACTTCATTAAAGAAGAT TCCAAGCTTCCTAAAGCTGTCATCTCCATGAAGGACCTGAATGCAGTTTTCCAGCCAGAAAAGATCAGTCACGCTCACGGCCTGCAGATCTCCTACGTGCATGAAGAACGCACCAGGAATCTGTTTGTTTATCACGAGAAAGGACAG GCCATTGTGTCCTTGTTCAATGCTATTCGAGCAACACGCTTGGCTTACCTCCAGAAGAAACATCCTACTCTTCGAGATAATGAC TTAATACCGCAGCTAACAAAACATTGCCTGAAGGAGGGGTACATGGAGAAAACTGGCCCAACG CTTCGGGAGCCATTCAAGAAGCGGTGGTTCACACTGTGTTCGATGAACAGAAAGcttctgtattttaaaagtccactG GATGCCACAGAGCTGAAGGCCGTCTTCATCGGTACAGAGAGCCACAGTTACTCTGCTTCAGAGAGCAGCGGTCGGAGCTCGAGGGGAGGCCGCTGGCACTGTGGCATCACGCTGCACACTCCGGAGAGGCAGTACGTGTTCATGTGTGAGCAGGATCAGGAGCAGAAAGAGTGGCTGGAGGCCTTTAGGAAGGTCATCTCTCAACCCATGACCCCACAGGACTACTCTA ATGAGGCCACCCTGAGAAGAGGGAAATGA